Proteins co-encoded in one Parcubacteria group bacterium genomic window:
- a CDS encoding DUF1653 domain-containing protein, giving the protein MLALGIYRHYKGGEYRVIGPAKHSETLEDLVVYEALYNNTASRLWVRPLAMFMGEVEVDGRNVKRFEYIAGKCIL; this is encoded by the coding sequence ATGCTTGCATTAGGAATATACAGGCACTACAAGGGCGGCGAGTATCGGGTTATCGGGCCGGCAAAGCACAGCGAAACCCTGGAAGACCTTGTGGTGTATGAAGCGCTTTATAACAATACAGCGTCCCGTTTATGGGTGCGGCCTTTGGCGATGTTTATGGGAGAAGTGGAAGTGGACGGCCGCAACGTAAAAAGATTTGAGTACATTGCCGGTAAGTGCATATTATGA
- a CDS encoding putative toxin-antitoxin system toxin component, PIN family gives MRVVLDTNVLVSALLWRGSTSDIFEFARSGVITLCVSRDTMDELLDVLNRPKFTRVFASIGKTPQALVEEFWEVAEYVPGERFPIDVVAEDPKDDKFLSCALAARASFIVSGDRHLLELGSFDGIPIVAPTEFLTKIGGSHES, from the coding sequence ATGCGCGTAGTGCTGGACACGAACGTTTTGGTATCAGCGTTGCTGTGGCGCGGGAGCACGAGCGACATTTTTGAGTTTGCGCGGTCAGGAGTCATTACCCTGTGCGTGTCGCGGGATACAATGGATGAGCTGCTGGACGTGCTCAACCGGCCAAAGTTCACGCGCGTATTTGCGTCAATCGGAAAAACGCCGCAGGCTTTGGTAGAGGAGTTTTGGGAGGTAGCAGAGTACGTTCCGGGAGAGCGGTTTCCGATTGATGTGGTTGCCGAGGATCCAAAAGACGACAAGTTCTTATCCTGCGCGCTTGCGGCCCGGGCTTCCTTTATCGTTTCCGGAGACCGCCACCTCCTGGAGTTGGGGTCATTTGATGGCATTCCCATTGTTGCGCCGACTGAATTTTTAACAAAGATAGGCGGCTCGCATGAATCTTAA
- the secA gene encoding preprotein translocase subunit SecA — MSFLDKLLGDPGDRHIKKKLKPLAEKINSLEREFGKKSDQELKGCTEQFKAKLSQGKTLDDILPEAFAAVREASKRTLGMRHFDVQLIGGAVLHQGAIAEMRTGEGKTLVATLPVYLNALSGRGVHVVTVNDYLARRDAVWMGKVYDFLGLSVGAIQHEKSFVYDAGVTADDASEVAEALSSPLVKIDYDHLRPVSRTEAYQADITYGTNNEFGFDYLRDNMAGRAEHMVQREFNFAIVDEVDSILIDEARTPLIISAPDNRPIEAYYRYAELIKTLTENEDYNVDEKLRASTLTEAGIKKMEKALAMENIYTEGGLDTVHHLEQALKARALFEKDKDYVVAEGEVIIVDEFTGRLMHGRRYSEGLHQAIEAKEGVEIKRESRTLATITFQNYFRLYPKLSGMTGTAKTEEEEFRKIYNLDVFVVPTNRALARLDLADRIYKSRQGKYEALIKEIKERNRAGQPMLIGTISIEQNEEFAGLLSKAGVKHEILNAKNHEREAEIISLAGQKGAVTLATNMAGRGVDIVLGGTPYDAQKADEVKKLGGLHVLGTERHEARRIDNQLRGRGGRQGDPGSSQFFISSGAAASRT; from the coding sequence ATGTCATTTTTGGACAAATTACTCGGCGACCCCGGGGACCGGCACATCAAAAAAAAGCTCAAGCCGCTCGCGGAGAAGATTAATTCGCTTGAGCGCGAGTTTGGGAAGAAGTCGGACCAAGAGCTCAAAGGGTGCACCGAACAATTCAAGGCAAAGCTTTCCCAGGGCAAAACATTGGACGACATTTTGCCTGAAGCGTTTGCGGCGGTCCGCGAAGCGAGCAAGCGCACCTTGGGGATGCGGCACTTTGACGTGCAGCTCATCGGCGGCGCGGTCCTGCACCAAGGGGCAATCGCGGAGATGCGCACCGGAGAAGGGAAAACTTTGGTTGCAACCTTGCCGGTATACTTGAACGCGCTCTCCGGCCGCGGCGTGCACGTGGTTACGGTCAACGACTACCTGGCGCGCAGGGACGCGGTGTGGATGGGCAAGGTGTACGATTTTTTGGGGCTCTCGGTCGGCGCCATCCAGCACGAGAAGTCTTTTGTGTATGATGCGGGCGTAACAGCGGATGATGCGTCCGAAGTTGCCGAAGCCCTGTCTTCACCCCTCGTCAAAATTGACTACGACCACTTGCGCCCGGTGTCGCGCACCGAGGCGTACCAGGCGGACATCACCTATGGCACGAACAATGAGTTCGGGTTTGACTATCTGCGCGACAACATGGCGGGCCGGGCGGAACACATGGTCCAGCGCGAATTCAACTTCGCGATCGTGGACGAGGTTGACTCTATCCTCATTGACGAGGCGCGCACGCCGCTCATCATTTCCGCGCCCGATAACCGGCCCATAGAGGCGTACTACCGCTACGCCGAGCTCATCAAAACCCTTACGGAAAACGAGGATTACAATGTGGATGAAAAGCTGCGCGCATCAACCCTTACCGAGGCAGGCATCAAGAAAATGGAAAAGGCGCTCGCCATGGAGAATATCTACACCGAAGGCGGCCTGGACACCGTGCACCACCTGGAGCAGGCGCTCAAAGCGCGCGCGCTGTTTGAGAAAGACAAGGACTACGTAGTTGCCGAGGGCGAGGTCATTATCGTGGATGAGTTTACCGGGCGCTTGATGCACGGCCGCAGGTACAGCGAGGGATTGCACCAGGCCATTGAGGCAAAGGAGGGGGTGGAAATCAAGCGCGAGTCCCGGACCCTTGCCACCATCACGTTCCAGAACTACTTCCGCTTGTACCCCAAGCTCTCGGGCATGACCGGAACCGCCAAGACCGAGGAGGAGGAATTCCGCAAAATTTACAATCTGGACGTGTTTGTGGTGCCCACCAACCGGGCCCTCGCGCGGCTTGACCTTGCTGACCGCATCTATAAATCCAGGCAGGGCAAGTACGAAGCCCTGATCAAGGAAATCAAAGAGCGCAACAGAGCCGGCCAGCCCATGCTCATTGGCACCATTTCCATTGAGCAGAACGAGGAGTTTGCCGGCTTGCTCTCAAAAGCCGGGGTCAAGCACGAGATTTTGAACGCCAAGAACCACGAGCGCGAAGCTGAAATCATTTCCTTGGCCGGCCAAAAAGGCGCCGTGACCCTGGCCACGAACATGGCAGGACGGGGAGTTGACATTGTGCTCGGCGGCACGCCGTATGACGCGCAAAAAGCGGATGAAGTTAAAAAGCTCGGAGGCTTGCACGTGCTGGGCACGGAGCGGCACGAGGCGCGCAGAATTGATAACCAGCTGCGCGGAAGAGGCGGCCGCCAGGGAGACCCGGGCTCATCCCAATTCTTTATTTCTTCGGGAGCGGCCGCATCAAGAACATGA
- the secF gene encoding protein translocase subunit SecF — MQIIKHSNIYFAISGVLVGASVLAVAVFGLRLGIDFTGGSLLEITVDERIEADAASIAEILTRPDENGTKLIDSVQVQKTGEHGFLLRFRDISEEEHQAIAGRLNTEFAGQLPESERSKEAAKPESAPAGVPKIQATDSQGNPVDIQVEGDGGAVISSPVTTIGGLVLVSEDRFESIGPTIGQELKQKSAYAIIAVIISIILYIAWAFRKVSKPVSSWKYGITAIIALIHDVAIPTGIFAVLGKLAGVEVDILFVTALLTILGYSVNDTIVVFDRTRENLSRDHWKHEFEWIVNTSVNETVRRSVFTALTTFVVLLAVYLFGGESIKNFVLALMIGVVAGTYSSIFLASPLLVAWEKRSRK; from the coding sequence ATGCAAATCATCAAGCACAGCAACATCTATTTCGCCATTTCAGGGGTGCTCGTCGGAGCAAGCGTTCTTGCGGTTGCGGTATTCGGCTTGCGCTTGGGCATTGATTTTACGGGCGGATCGCTCTTGGAAATTACGGTTGACGAGCGGATTGAGGCTGATGCCGCATCCATCGCCGAAATACTCACCCGCCCTGATGAGAATGGAACAAAACTTATTGATTCAGTGCAGGTCCAGAAAACCGGGGAGCATGGGTTTTTACTGCGGTTTCGGGATATAAGCGAGGAAGAGCACCAGGCCATTGCGGGGCGCTTGAATACGGAGTTCGCTGGCCAACTGCCCGAGAGTGAACGCTCCAAAGAGGCTGCCAAGCCAGAGAGCGCTCCTGCCGGAGTACCCAAGATTCAGGCAACTGACAGCCAGGGCAACCCCGTTGACATTCAGGTTGAGGGCGACGGGGGAGCGGTTATCTCATCGCCGGTCACTACCATTGGCGGGCTTGTGCTTGTAAGTGAAGATAGGTTTGAGTCAATCGGCCCGACCATTGGGCAGGAGCTCAAGCAGAAGTCCGCGTACGCCATCATTGCGGTGATTATTTCCATTATACTCTACATTGCCTGGGCGTTCCGGAAAGTGTCCAAGCCCGTCTCCAGCTGGAAGTACGGCATCACCGCAATTATTGCTCTCATCCATGACGTGGCAATCCCCACGGGCATATTCGCGGTGTTGGGAAAGCTTGCGGGCGTTGAGGTGGACATCCTGTTTGTGACGGCGCTTTTAACCATCCTCGGGTACTCAGTGAATGACACCATTGTGGTGTTTGACAGGACGCGGGAGAATTTGTCCCGCGACCACTGGAAGCACGAGTTTGAATGGATCGTGAACACGAGCGTCAACGAAACTGTCCGCAGGTCCGTGTTTACAGCCCTTACCACGTTCGTTGTTCTGCTCGCGGTGTACCTCTTCGGCGGGGAGTCCATCAAGAACTTTGTGCTGGCTCTGATGATCGGCGTGGTTGCCGGAACCTACTCGTCCATCTTCCTCGCGTCCCCCCTGCTCGTTGCGTGGGAGAAGCGGAGCAGGAAATAG
- a CDS encoding M23 family metallopeptidase produces the protein MSGLLKELLEILLGFLRFDFRVTWAVASGAARRLFVSIGIELIAIVAFAALAQFNPYWYLACAGATLAISVYQYAFLAAITIPMAANFALEHQLSLVLVQILGAAQVPLAKIATAVAEFRGKIGQIIAQPEGEIGDSIMTLLLQVVRPLELPNAIVNLAADPMIAVIRAVDKSIQELPGKTWQQIKKVAGPVLSGFLVFQWFSVAGWALLAASPPAIVWAPIFAAAVGAILTLLAIPSRKEQHPRTRFENAMLWVLGVSLVYAAYMYYDESLFVLPLLVVPIMAALLFALACWGLRFGGSMLVLVVGVWGIVSPQHWLATRNSFGGLNQSAPEYAEVRNPCQAYQPGRGRTYVRDPTIKPLKEGDVLRLARSSSFESPTSDSKDNLWLEMVGVVDVATGMVDPGAKNFWVPLGYVKQTGWDPAEVAVGATGGAQGALPYNPYAIWDQTAEPPVKVASFNPGLDAPAEVRPNTTPLMHPLGDYRITPIVYYGTIRQRDGMRNWSDVFPASVGTPVRAGAAGTVIAVHPAKRHEVSAIVLRHDNSERGTFYTRYLEVGTILVAVGNTVSQGDTIARSDGRPGASGTMSDAQEPHIGFEVWAVVEGPNTWFPVDTMRWINGVAAQKVVIAPQEFTAYPLYPIPGTEDEYEVPVNRPVSILADRVRLGNLVDIRVLSPEAGYVINGREEHRAYFREPIALLGKPYPKVKGTDAFVWQTYSFYTDHEQAKYGQLIAGINGFETAYGLHYGATRFTAEEDGAVCIGINEAVGIRANNERLVDASADNYVRDSTRDVVRVKVAIRRGGSAI, from the coding sequence ATGAGCGGACTTCTGAAAGAACTGCTGGAAATCCTCCTGGGATTCCTGCGGTTTGACTTCCGGGTCACGTGGGCAGTCGCATCCGGCGCCGCCAGGCGCCTGTTTGTCTCCATCGGCATTGAGCTCATCGCCATCGTGGCCTTCGCCGCCCTGGCGCAGTTCAATCCGTACTGGTATCTGGCCTGCGCCGGTGCCACTCTGGCCATCTCCGTGTACCAGTACGCGTTTCTCGCGGCAATCACGATTCCCATGGCCGCGAATTTCGCGCTTGAGCATCAGCTCTCGCTGGTCCTGGTCCAGATTCTGGGTGCGGCCCAAGTGCCGCTCGCCAAAATCGCAACTGCGGTAGCCGAGTTCCGGGGGAAGATCGGCCAGATCATCGCCCAGCCCGAAGGGGAAATCGGCGATTCCATCATGACGCTCCTCCTCCAAGTTGTAAGGCCATTGGAGCTGCCGAACGCCATCGTGAACCTGGCCGCGGATCCCATGATCGCGGTTATCAGGGCCGTGGACAAATCCATCCAGGAGCTGCCCGGAAAAACCTGGCAGCAAATCAAAAAGGTTGCCGGCCCGGTGCTCTCCGGCTTCCTGGTGTTCCAGTGGTTCAGTGTCGCCGGATGGGCGCTGCTCGCGGCGAGCCCGCCCGCCATCGTGTGGGCTCCGATATTCGCGGCAGCAGTCGGCGCGATTCTCACGCTGCTCGCGATTCCAAGCCGCAAAGAACAACACCCGCGCACGCGGTTTGAGAATGCCATGCTCTGGGTGCTCGGTGTGTCTCTCGTGTACGCAGCCTACATGTACTACGATGAATCGCTGTTCGTGCTCCCGCTGCTCGTGGTGCCGATCATGGCCGCACTCCTCTTTGCCCTCGCGTGTTGGGGATTGCGGTTTGGAGGCAGCATGCTGGTACTGGTTGTGGGTGTATGGGGCATTGTCTCGCCCCAGCACTGGCTCGCAACCCGGAACTCGTTCGGCGGCTTGAACCAGAGCGCGCCCGAGTACGCGGAAGTGCGCAATCCCTGCCAGGCGTACCAGCCTGGCCGCGGCAGGACCTACGTCCGTGATCCGACCATCAAGCCCCTCAAAGAGGGAGATGTATTGCGGCTCGCGCGCAGCTCTTCGTTTGAGTCTCCGACAAGCGATTCAAAAGACAACCTCTGGCTGGAAATGGTTGGAGTGGTTGATGTTGCCACGGGTATGGTTGACCCAGGCGCCAAGAACTTCTGGGTACCCTTGGGCTACGTCAAGCAAACCGGCTGGGATCCTGCGGAGGTGGCAGTCGGCGCAACCGGAGGCGCGCAGGGCGCCTTGCCCTACAATCCCTACGCCATCTGGGACCAGACCGCAGAACCGCCGGTCAAAGTGGCAAGCTTCAACCCGGGGTTGGACGCGCCCGCCGAAGTGCGGCCCAACACCACTCCGCTCATGCACCCGCTCGGCGACTACCGCATCACGCCCATTGTCTACTATGGCACCATCCGGCAACGGGACGGCATGCGGAACTGGAGCGATGTGTTCCCGGCTTCCGTTGGCACGCCAGTGCGCGCTGGCGCGGCAGGAACCGTGATCGCCGTGCATCCGGCCAAACGCCACGAGGTAAGCGCTATCGTGCTTCGCCACGACAACAGTGAACGAGGCACGTTCTACACGCGCTACCTGGAGGTGGGCACGATCCTGGTTGCCGTGGGAAACACAGTCAGCCAGGGAGATACTATCGCGCGATCCGACGGCAGGCCCGGAGCCAGCGGTACAATGAGCGACGCGCAAGAACCCCACATCGGGTTTGAGGTGTGGGCCGTCGTAGAGGGTCCCAACACCTGGTTTCCGGTGGACACTATGCGGTGGATCAATGGAGTGGCCGCCCAGAAAGTGGTGATAGCGCCCCAGGAATTCACCGCCTACCCCCTGTACCCCATCCCCGGAACCGAAGACGAGTATGAGGTTCCGGTCAACCGGCCCGTAAGTATTCTCGCGGACCGCGTACGGTTGGGGAATCTAGTGGACATCCGGGTTCTCTCTCCAGAAGCGGGCTATGTCATCAACGGCCGGGAGGAACACCGCGCCTACTTCCGGGAGCCCATCGCGCTGTTGGGCAAACCGTACCCCAAGGTCAAGGGTACGGACGCGTTCGTGTGGCAGACCTACTCCTTCTACACGGACCACGAACAGGCAAAGTACGGCCAGCTCATTGCCGGCATCAACGGCTTTGAGACTGCGTATGGCCTGCACTACGGCGCAACGAGGTTCACGGCGGAGGAAGACGGCGCCGTCTGCATCGGCATCAACGAGGCGGTGGGCATCCGCGCGAATAACGAGCGCTTGGTGGATGCGTCCGCCGACAACTACGTCAGGGACTCAACCCGTGATGTGGTCCGCGTCAAGGTCGCCATCAGGCGCGGCGGTTCCGCAATCTGA
- a CDS encoding SEC-C domain-containing protein — protein MMNRLGIPEDMPIENKMVSKSIESAQKKVEGHNFDIRKHVVEYDDVMNRHREAIYKRRKTILTTDSEEELQDQIFEMIDAEISQVVNLHTSASEKDEWNTKEIGQTMATIFPPDTTLDLNESAASEGREQLIEHLKAKAQAVFDEMSSSINDPEQVKQIERGVLLNSIDTLWMDHLDALDNLRTAVGLRGYGQRDPLVEYKRDAYGLFQQLLSAIQNQVVYSIYKVLAARSLQARMHADPKQAQKLMNALASGLSALRGVRFSAPAKEMSQKTESPFMQSSQSGTGLMQQAVAVSSSAALADPDRNRFGGEKVGRNDPCPCGSGKKFKKCHGK, from the coding sequence ATGATGAACCGCCTGGGGATCCCGGAGGACATGCCCATTGAGAACAAGATGGTGTCCAAGTCCATTGAGTCCGCGCAGAAGAAGGTGGAAGGCCACAACTTTGACATCCGCAAGCACGTGGTTGAGTATGATGACGTGATGAACCGGCACCGCGAGGCAATCTACAAGCGCCGCAAAACCATCCTGACCACGGATTCCGAAGAAGAGCTCCAGGACCAGATTTTTGAAATGATTGATGCGGAAATCAGCCAGGTCGTGAATCTGCACACGTCCGCATCCGAGAAAGATGAGTGGAACACTAAGGAGATTGGGCAAACCATGGCAACTATTTTCCCGCCGGACACCACGCTTGATCTCAATGAGTCCGCTGCATCAGAGGGCCGCGAACAACTGATTGAGCATCTTAAGGCCAAAGCGCAGGCAGTGTTTGATGAGATGTCTTCGTCAATCAATGATCCCGAGCAGGTCAAGCAGATTGAGCGCGGCGTGCTCTTGAACTCCATTGACACGCTGTGGATGGACCACTTGGATGCGTTGGATAATTTGCGCACCGCAGTGGGCTTGCGGGGCTATGGCCAGCGCGACCCCTTGGTGGAATACAAGCGCGATGCCTATGGATTGTTCCAGCAGCTACTCTCCGCAATCCAGAACCAGGTGGTGTACAGCATCTACAAAGTTTTGGCGGCGCGGTCCTTGCAGGCGCGCATGCACGCTGACCCGAAACAGGCGCAGAAGCTTATGAACGCCCTTGCGAGCGGCCTTTCCGCGTTGCGCGGCGTGCGCTTCAGCGCTCCGGCAAAGGAGATGAGCCAAAAGACGGAATCGCCTTTTATGCAATCTTCGCAATCAGGCACCGGTTTGATGCAGCAGGCTGTTGCGGTTTCGTCATCCGCTGCCCTGGCGGACCCGGACCGCAACCGGTTTGGCGGCGAAAAGGTGGGCCGCAACGACCCCTGCCCCTGCGGCAGCGGGAAGAAATTCAAGAAGTGCCATGGGAAATAG
- the pilO gene encoding type 4a pilus biogenesis protein PilO, which translates to MRGLLKNRFMISTIAFALLLVALAALIIFPSYREIKVINQQVLEERMRLEKLYTQGQLQKAVQQNYESIKQEIGFLDEVMLAEREELAYITAVERVAEEAGVELDLAIGDAKRVPDQRFSELGFTLTARGDWEQLVRFVGRLESLPYYTNISEMTTSARENEPGASRHAAMTIGAATYWRIPSIQ; encoded by the coding sequence ATGCGAGGACTTCTGAAAAACCGATTCATGATATCAACCATTGCGTTCGCCCTGCTCCTGGTGGCGCTCGCAGCGCTCATCATATTCCCCTCGTACCGCGAAATCAAGGTCATCAACCAGCAAGTCCTGGAGGAGCGCATGAGGCTGGAAAAACTCTACACCCAGGGGCAATTGCAGAAGGCGGTGCAGCAGAACTATGAATCAATCAAACAGGAGATCGGGTTCCTGGATGAGGTCATGCTCGCTGAACGCGAAGAGCTCGCCTACATCACGGCCGTGGAACGCGTTGCCGAAGAGGCGGGGGTTGAGCTTGACCTCGCAATCGGGGATGCAAAGCGCGTGCCGGACCAGCGCTTCTCGGAACTCGGATTCACGCTTACGGCGCGGGGCGATTGGGAACAGCTGGTGCGCTTTGTCGGGCGCTTGGAGTCACTGCCCTACTACACGAACATTTCCGAAATGACCACAAGCGCGCGCGAGAACGAGCCCGGCGCGAGCAGGCACGCGGCCATGACCATTGGAGCCGCCACGTACTGGAGGATTCCGTCCATTCAATGA
- a CDS encoding magnesium transporter CorA family protein, whose amino-acid sequence MMNNVHKTEFSAFTWHNVTDNGEQEIRYLRDKFGFESADLQVVASPPLRPKLDLNPAYLFIVLPYPVHERKTSVVTTSELDLFLMKNAVVTVHKNEIQALRDISQRMEAEPRFREKYSRANPLKFTLDMIETLDLSLYPMLDHFSWDIDAIDKILFTGRERELVGSILAIKRNIVAVRKSLGGQKDVIEEMQEHAKEYVGAKALDRATEAQFRNIRNLSKDLWVQMENHMATIGALQQTNESLISFRLNDIMKTLTMLSLVVFPLTLLAAIFGMNTTGGMPFVESMGGFWRVIAIMLSGMLFMLYWFKRHRWI is encoded by the coding sequence ATGATGAACAACGTGCACAAAACTGAATTCAGCGCATTCACCTGGCACAACGTGACTGACAACGGGGAACAGGAGATCCGGTATCTGCGGGATAAGTTTGGCTTTGAATCCGCTGACTTGCAGGTGGTGGCAAGCCCCCCGCTGCGGCCCAAGCTTGACCTGAACCCCGCGTACCTCTTTATCGTGCTCCCCTATCCGGTGCACGAGCGCAAGACCAGTGTGGTCACCACGAGCGAGTTGGACCTGTTTCTGATGAAGAACGCGGTAGTCACGGTGCATAAAAATGAAATCCAGGCCCTGCGGGACATAAGCCAGCGCATGGAGGCGGAGCCGCGGTTTCGGGAAAAGTACAGCCGCGCGAACCCGCTCAAGTTCACGCTGGACATGATAGAAACCCTTGATCTTTCGCTCTACCCCATGCTTGACCACTTCTCCTGGGACATAGACGCCATAGACAAAATTCTCTTCACGGGCCGCGAACGCGAGCTCGTGGGCTCAATCCTCGCCATCAAGCGCAACATCGTGGCCGTGCGCAAATCCCTGGGCGGCCAGAAAGACGTAATTGAAGAAATGCAGGAGCACGCCAAAGAGTACGTGGGCGCCAAAGCCCTGGACCGCGCCACGGAAGCGCAGTTCAGGAACATCAGAAACCTCTCAAAAGACCTGTGGGTGCAGATGGAGAACCATATGGCAACCATTGGCGCGCTCCAGCAGACCAACGAATCCTTGATTTCGTTCCGCTTAAACGACATCATGAAGACGCTCACCATGCTCTCGTTGGTTGTGTTTCCCTTAACGCTCCTCGCCGCAATCTTCGGCATGAACACCACCGGCGGCATGCCGTTTGTGGAAAGCATGGGCGGGTTCTGGCGGGTCATCGCAATCATGCTCTCGGGCATGCTCTTTATGCTCTACTGGTTCAAGCGGCATCGGTGGATATAA
- a CDS encoding class I SAM-dependent methyltransferase: protein MNLKDTYNRIAEDWYKDHKSDSWWVEGTDAFVSFLPKGGSVLDVGCGAGVKSKYLSEKGLCVLGIDFSDKLIEIAKRDVPGVEFLVIDMKDAGTLEREFDGIFSQASLLHIPKKEVIAVLKGLASRLKKGGHLYIAVKEKWEGQDEEQVVVEEGYGYQYERFFSYFTKEELRGYLKELGMEAVFESATPMHKTTWLQIIGRK, encoded by the coding sequence ATGAATCTTAAAGACACCTACAATCGAATCGCGGAAGATTGGTATAAAGATCATAAGAGTGATTCATGGTGGGTTGAGGGAACAGATGCGTTTGTTTCGTTTTTGCCGAAAGGCGGTTCTGTGCTGGACGTGGGTTGCGGCGCGGGTGTTAAATCAAAATATCTTTCGGAAAAAGGACTGTGTGTTTTAGGCATTGATTTTTCCGATAAGCTGATTGAAATCGCCAAGCGGGACGTTCCGGGTGTTGAGTTTTTAGTGATAGACATGAAAGATGCCGGAACGCTTGAGCGGGAGTTTGATGGAATTTTTAGCCAAGCTTCACTTCTGCACATTCCAAAAAAAGAAGTCATTGCCGTACTGAAAGGCCTGGCCAGCCGATTGAAAAAAGGCGGACATCTCTACATTGCAGTCAAAGAGAAGTGGGAGGGGCAGGACGAGGAACAGGTTGTGGTTGAGGAGGGTTATGGATACCAATACGAACGGTTTTTCAGTTATTTTACCAAGGAAGAATTGCGCGGCTATCTAAAAGAACTTGGTATGGAAGCAGTATTTGAATCTGCCACGCCAATGCATAAAACCACTTGGCTGCAGATTATCGGAAGGAAATAA
- the secD gene encoding protein translocase subunit SecD: MASTRQQVWILFALIIVLGFISGSIFLDTLPAKWPAKYWFERFRTHLGLDLQGGAHLVYEADTSQVGLDDAETAISGVRDVIEARVNALGVSEPVVQTAKVGEHLRIIVELAGVFDVNEAIRQIGATPLLEFKTEAIAPEPVPVSAEERAKREQFNASQFKKAEETIQKIIDAQGQNFAELATELSEDPGSAQAGGDLGFMRRELLVKPFGDVLYGELVGEGETTLEPVETEFGYHIIQRLESRVVTDDTGFEAEEVRARHILFRTQSLEGDVPDYQPWAQTELGGKQLNRSEVQFDSYSGASQVGLQFDDEGARLFEELTDKNVGKRIGIFLDGGLISAPVVQNRIPGGQAVITGNFTIPEARELVERLNAGALPVPINLISQQTVGPTLGTASVAKSITAGLIGFALVGLLMLGIYRAAGLLAVLALVWYAAIVFSFFKLIPVTLTLAGIAGFLLSIGMAVDANVLIFERLREELRLGNAFGHAVGVAFDRAWNSIRDSNASTLITCLILAWFGSSVVKGFAITLGIGVLVSMFSAIIITRVFIEFAGRSRWLSKQRWLWGA, from the coding sequence ATGGCTAGCACCCGGCAACAAGTTTGGATACTATTCGCGCTCATCATAGTCCTTGGATTTATTTCCGGGTCTATTTTTCTTGACACGCTCCCCGCGAAATGGCCGGCAAAGTACTGGTTTGAGCGGTTCAGGACCCACCTGGGGCTTGATTTGCAGGGAGGCGCGCATCTCGTCTATGAGGCTGACACGTCCCAGGTTGGGCTGGATGACGCCGAGACCGCGATTTCCGGAGTGCGCGACGTCATAGAGGCGAGAGTCAATGCCCTGGGCGTTTCCGAGCCCGTGGTGCAGACCGCGAAAGTTGGTGAGCACCTGCGCATCATTGTGGAGCTTGCCGGCGTGTTTGATGTCAACGAAGCCATTCGCCAGATCGGCGCAACCCCGCTCTTGGAATTTAAGACCGAAGCCATTGCTCCGGAACCAGTGCCCGTAAGCGCGGAAGAACGGGCAAAGCGCGAGCAGTTCAACGCTTCCCAGTTCAAGAAAGCCGAAGAAACCATCCAGAAAATCATAGATGCGCAAGGCCAGAACTTTGCGGAGCTTGCGACTGAACTCTCCGAGGACCCGGGCAGCGCGCAAGCGGGCGGGGATTTGGGTTTCATGCGGCGTGAACTTTTAGTGAAGCCCTTCGGGGACGTGCTCTATGGCGAGCTTGTCGGGGAAGGCGAAACCACGCTTGAGCCCGTTGAAACCGAGTTCGGGTACCACATCATCCAGCGCCTGGAATCGCGCGTGGTTACGGATGATACGGGTTTTGAAGCGGAAGAGGTGCGCGCACGGCACATCCTGTTCCGCACCCAGAGCCTGGAAGGGGACGTGCCGGACTACCAGCCCTGGGCCCAAACCGAGCTCGGCGGCAAGCAGCTCAATCGCAGTGAAGTGCAGTTTGACAGCTACTCCGGGGCCAGCCAGGTCGGCTTGCAGTTTGATGATGAGGGAGCCAGGCTGTTTGAAGAGCTCACGGACAAAAACGTGGGAAAGCGCATTGGCATTTTTCTTGACGGAGGTTTGATTTCCGCGCCCGTGGTGCAGAACCGGATCCCGGGCGGCCAGGCGGTCATCACCGGAAATTTCACTATTCCCGAGGCGCGCGAGCTCGTGGAACGCTTGAACGCCGGGGCATTGCCCGTGCCCATTAACCTCATTTCCCAGCAGACCGTGGGCCCCACGCTTGGCACTGCCTCGGTTGCAAAGAGCATTACCGCGGGCTTAATCGGATTCGCGCTCGTAGGGCTCCTCATGCTCGGCATCTATCGGGCCGCGGGCTTGCTCGCCGTTCTCGCGCTCGTGTGGTACGCGGCAATCGTGTTTTCGTTTTTCAAGCTCATTCCCGTCACCCTGACCTTGGCCGGCATTGCCGGGTTCTTGCTCTCCATCGGCATGGCCGTGGACGCGAATGTTTTGATTTTTGAGCGGCTCCGGGAAGAGCTGCGCCTGGGCAATGCGTTCGGGCACGCGGTTGGGGTTGCCTTTGACCGCGCGTGGAATTCCATCCGCGACTCAAACGCATCAACGCTCATCACGTGCCTGATCCTCGCGTGGTTCGGTTCCAGCGTGGTAAAGGGCTTTGCCATTACGCTCGGCATCGGGGTCCTGGTTTCCATGTTCAGCGCCATCATCATCACGCGCGTGTTTATTGAATTCGCGGGCCGCAGCAGATGGCTCTCCAAGCAGAGGTGGCTCTGGGGCGCCTAA